A genomic region of Nerophis lumbriciformis linkage group LG28, RoL_Nlum_v2.1, whole genome shotgun sequence contains the following coding sequences:
- the abi2b gene encoding abl interactor 2b isoform X10, with the protein MAELQMLLEEEIPAGRSALLDSFTNLERVAEYCENNYVQSPDKQRALEETKNYTTQSLASVAYLINTLANNVLQMLDIQASQLRRMESSINHISQTVDIHKEKVARREIGILTTNKNTSRTHKIIAPANPERPVRYIRKPVDYSMLDDMGHGVKWLQRFKASAQSMKAGGGGLPRTNPPTQKPPSPPVSGKGTLGSGSSGGSHPSSSRSSSRENSGSGSVGVPIAVPTPAPPTAFPGAPQFYSMNRTVQPPQNAHVGGSLPYRRPSSVTGQPNMAPNQNQLNGGPHFAQNQGPLAPPPPSMQITPQLPLMGFVARVQETISDVPPPPPLADEPVFEEPTPPPPPPEDYEDDEDEEEESAVVEYSDPYAEEDPPWAPHTYQEKVVAIYDYCRDKEDELSFQEGAIIYVIKKNDDGWYEGVMNGTTGLFPGNYVESIMHYAD; encoded by the exons TCTCCAGACAAGCAGCGGGCGCTGGAGGAGACCAAGAACTACACCACCCAGTCCCTGGCCAGCGTGGCATACCTGATCAACACACTGGCTAATAATGTCCTGCAGATGCTGGACATCCAGGCGTCGCAGCTACGCCGCATGGAGTCTTCCATCAACCACATTTCCCAG ACGGTGGACATTCATAAAGAAAAAGTGGCCAGACGGGAGATAGGTATCCTCACCACAAACAAGAACACGTCACGAACACACAAGATCATCGCCCCTGCCAATCCAGAGAGGCCTGTACGCTATATCCGCAAGCCCGTTGACTACAGCATGCTGGATGACATGGGCCACGGAGTCAAG TGGTTGCAAAGATTTAAG GCCAGTGCTCAGAGCATGAAAGCTGGAGGAGGCGGACTTCCTCGCACAAACCCCCCTACACAAAAGCCCCCCAGCCCACCTGTGAGCGGGAAAGGGACCCTTGG CAGTGGCAGCAGCGGAGGCAGCCATCCTAGCAGCAGTCGCAGCAGCAGCCGGGAGAACAGTGGCAGCGGCAGCGTCGGAGTGCCGATAGCTGTGCCCACCCCAGCCCCGCCTACCGCCTTTCCAG GTGCGCCTCAGTTTTACAGCATGAACCGCACGGTGCAGCCGCCTCAGAACGCCCACGTGGGGGGATCACTGCCTTACCGTCGGCCCTCATCTGTCACTGGCCAGCCCAACATGGCACCCAACCAGAACCAGCTCAATGGGGGGCCACACTTTGCCCAGAACCAAG GCCCACTTGCGCCCCCTCCCCCTTCCATGCAGATCACCCCCCAGCTCCCCCTGATGGGCTTTGTGGCCCGGGTTCAGGAGACCA TCTCGGACGTGCCGCCCCCGCCTCCCCTCGCGGACGAGCCGGTGTTTGAGGAGCCTACACCTCCCCCCCCTCCACCGGAGGACTACGAGGATGAtgaagacgaggaggaggagTCAGCGGTGGTGGAGTACAGTGACCCATACGCAGAAGAGGACCCACCCTGGGCGCCGCACACCTACCAAGAGAAAG TGGTGGCCATCTACGACTACTGTCGCGACAAAGAAGACGAGCTGTCCTTCCAGGAGGGCGCCATCATCTATGTGATCAAGAAGAACGACGACGGCTGGTACGAGGGCGTGATGAACGGAACCACGGGCCTCTTCCCCGGCAACTACGTGGAGTCCATCATGCACTACGCTGACTGA
- the abi2b gene encoding abl interactor 2b isoform X1 — MAELQMLLEEEIPAGRSALLDSFTNLERVAEYCENNYVQSPDKQRALEETKNYTTQSLASVAYLINTLANNVLQMLDIQASQLRRMESSINHISQTVDIHKEKVARREIGILTTNKNTSRTHKIIAPANPERPVRYIRKPVDYSMLDDMGHGVKWLQRFKASAQSMKAGGGGLPRTNPPTQKPPSPPVSGKGTLGRHSPYRTLEPVRPPVVPNDYVSSPTRNMAHPLQSPARNASVNQRNRTYSSGSSGGSHPSSSRSSSRENSGSGSVGVPIAVPTPAPPTAFPAPPAPSNTPKQTPDATTTPPVCDGPHQASNPPVEIPHVPPPPPPPQLPNSTAPTGTGTAPCGNPAQCAPQFYSMNRTVQPPQNAHVGGSLPYRRPSSVTGQPNMAPNQNQLNGGPHFAQNQGPLAPPPPSMQITPQLPLMGFVARVQETISDVPPPPPLADEPVFEEPTPPPPPPEDYEDDEDEEEESAVVEYSDPYAEEDPPWAPHTYQEKVVAIYDYCRDKEDELSFQEGAIIYVIKKNDDGWYEGVMNGTTGLFPGNYVESIMHYAD, encoded by the exons TCTCCAGACAAGCAGCGGGCGCTGGAGGAGACCAAGAACTACACCACCCAGTCCCTGGCCAGCGTGGCATACCTGATCAACACACTGGCTAATAATGTCCTGCAGATGCTGGACATCCAGGCGTCGCAGCTACGCCGCATGGAGTCTTCCATCAACCACATTTCCCAG ACGGTGGACATTCATAAAGAAAAAGTGGCCAGACGGGAGATAGGTATCCTCACCACAAACAAGAACACGTCACGAACACACAAGATCATCGCCCCTGCCAATCCAGAGAGGCCTGTACGCTATATCCGCAAGCCCGTTGACTACAGCATGCTGGATGACATGGGCCACGGAGTCAAG TGGTTGCAAAGATTTAAG GCCAGTGCTCAGAGCATGAAAGCTGGAGGAGGCGGACTTCCTCGCACAAACCCCCCTACACAAAAGCCCCCCAGCCCACCTGTGAGCGGGAAAGGGACCCTTGG GCGGCACTCACCATATAGGACACTTGAACCGGTGCGTCCTCCTGTTGTCCCTAACGACTACGTCTCAAGCCCGACGCGCAACATGGCGCATCCCCTGCAGAGCCCAGCACGCAATGCATCTGTTAATCAGAGGAACCGCACGTACAG CAGTGGCAGCAGCGGAGGCAGCCATCCTAGCAGCAGTCGCAGCAGCAGCCGGGAGAACAGTGGCAGCGGCAGCGTCGGAGTGCCGATAGCTGTGCCCACCCCAGCCCCGCCTACCGCCTTTCCAG CCCCTCCTGCCCCATCCAACACACCTAAGCAAACACCCGACGCCACCACCACGCCCCCTGTTTGTGACGGCCCCCATCAGGCCTCTAACCCACCCGTTGAGATCCCGCAtgtacccccacccccaccccctccccagcTCCCCAATTCTACAGCCCCCACTGGCACAGGAACCGCCCCTTGTGGCAACCCTGCACAAT GTGCGCCTCAGTTTTACAGCATGAACCGCACGGTGCAGCCGCCTCAGAACGCCCACGTGGGGGGATCACTGCCTTACCGTCGGCCCTCATCTGTCACTGGCCAGCCCAACATGGCACCCAACCAGAACCAGCTCAATGGGGGGCCACACTTTGCCCAGAACCAAG GCCCACTTGCGCCCCCTCCCCCTTCCATGCAGATCACCCCCCAGCTCCCCCTGATGGGCTTTGTGGCCCGGGTTCAGGAGACCA TCTCGGACGTGCCGCCCCCGCCTCCCCTCGCGGACGAGCCGGTGTTTGAGGAGCCTACACCTCCCCCCCCTCCACCGGAGGACTACGAGGATGAtgaagacgaggaggaggagTCAGCGGTGGTGGAGTACAGTGACCCATACGCAGAAGAGGACCCACCCTGGGCGCCGCACACCTACCAAGAGAAAG TGGTGGCCATCTACGACTACTGTCGCGACAAAGAAGACGAGCTGTCCTTCCAGGAGGGCGCCATCATCTATGTGATCAAGAAGAACGACGACGGCTGGTACGAGGGCGTGATGAACGGAACCACGGGCCTCTTCCCCGGCAACTACGTGGAGTCCATCATGCACTACGCTGACTGA
- the abi2b gene encoding abl interactor 2b isoform X3 yields the protein MAELQMLLEEEIPAGRSALLDSFTNLERVAEYCENNYVQSPDKQRALEETKNYTTQSLASVAYLINTLANNVLQMLDIQASQLRRMESSINHISQTVDIHKEKVARREIGILTTNKNTSRTHKIIAPANPERPVRYIRKPVDYSMLDDMGHGVKWLQRFKASAQSMKAGGGGLPRTNPPTQKPPSPPVSGKGTLGRHSPYRTLEPVRPPVVPNDYVSSPTRNMAHPLQSPARNASVNQRNRTYSSGSSGGSHPSSSRSSSRENSGSGSVGVPIAVPTPAPPTAFPAPPAPSNTPKQTPDATTTPPVCDGPHQASNPPVEIPHVPPPPPPPQLPNSTAPTGTGTAPCGNPAQCAPQFYSMNRTVQPPQNAHVGGSLPYRRPSSVTGQPNMAPNQNQLNGGPHFAQNQVSDVPPPPPLADEPVFEEPTPPPPPPEDYEDDEDEEEESAVVEYSDPYAEEDPPWAPHTYQEKVVAIYDYCRDKEDELSFQEGAIIYVIKKNDDGWYEGVMNGTTGLFPGNYVESIMHYAD from the exons TCTCCAGACAAGCAGCGGGCGCTGGAGGAGACCAAGAACTACACCACCCAGTCCCTGGCCAGCGTGGCATACCTGATCAACACACTGGCTAATAATGTCCTGCAGATGCTGGACATCCAGGCGTCGCAGCTACGCCGCATGGAGTCTTCCATCAACCACATTTCCCAG ACGGTGGACATTCATAAAGAAAAAGTGGCCAGACGGGAGATAGGTATCCTCACCACAAACAAGAACACGTCACGAACACACAAGATCATCGCCCCTGCCAATCCAGAGAGGCCTGTACGCTATATCCGCAAGCCCGTTGACTACAGCATGCTGGATGACATGGGCCACGGAGTCAAG TGGTTGCAAAGATTTAAG GCCAGTGCTCAGAGCATGAAAGCTGGAGGAGGCGGACTTCCTCGCACAAACCCCCCTACACAAAAGCCCCCCAGCCCACCTGTGAGCGGGAAAGGGACCCTTGG GCGGCACTCACCATATAGGACACTTGAACCGGTGCGTCCTCCTGTTGTCCCTAACGACTACGTCTCAAGCCCGACGCGCAACATGGCGCATCCCCTGCAGAGCCCAGCACGCAATGCATCTGTTAATCAGAGGAACCGCACGTACAG CAGTGGCAGCAGCGGAGGCAGCCATCCTAGCAGCAGTCGCAGCAGCAGCCGGGAGAACAGTGGCAGCGGCAGCGTCGGAGTGCCGATAGCTGTGCCCACCCCAGCCCCGCCTACCGCCTTTCCAG CCCCTCCTGCCCCATCCAACACACCTAAGCAAACACCCGACGCCACCACCACGCCCCCTGTTTGTGACGGCCCCCATCAGGCCTCTAACCCACCCGTTGAGATCCCGCAtgtacccccacccccaccccctccccagcTCCCCAATTCTACAGCCCCCACTGGCACAGGAACCGCCCCTTGTGGCAACCCTGCACAAT GTGCGCCTCAGTTTTACAGCATGAACCGCACGGTGCAGCCGCCTCAGAACGCCCACGTGGGGGGATCACTGCCTTACCGTCGGCCCTCATCTGTCACTGGCCAGCCCAACATGGCACCCAACCAGAACCAGCTCAATGGGGGGCCACACTTTGCCCAGAACCAAG TCTCGGACGTGCCGCCCCCGCCTCCCCTCGCGGACGAGCCGGTGTTTGAGGAGCCTACACCTCCCCCCCCTCCACCGGAGGACTACGAGGATGAtgaagacgaggaggaggagTCAGCGGTGGTGGAGTACAGTGACCCATACGCAGAAGAGGACCCACCCTGGGCGCCGCACACCTACCAAGAGAAAG TGGTGGCCATCTACGACTACTGTCGCGACAAAGAAGACGAGCTGTCCTTCCAGGAGGGCGCCATCATCTATGTGATCAAGAAGAACGACGACGGCTGGTACGAGGGCGTGATGAACGGAACCACGGGCCTCTTCCCCGGCAACTACGTGGAGTCCATCATGCACTACGCTGACTGA
- the abi2b gene encoding abl interactor 2b isoform X6, which translates to MAELQMLLEEEIPAGRSALLDSFTNLERVAEYCENNYVQSPDKQRALEETKNYTTQSLASVAYLINTLANNVLQMLDIQASQLRRMESSINHISQTVDIHKEKVARREIGILTTNKNTSRTHKIIAPANPERPVRYIRKPVDYSMLDDMGHGVKWLQRFKASAQSMKAGGGGLPRTNPPTQKPPSPPVSGKGTLGRHSPYRTLEPVRPPVVPNDYVSSPTRNMAHPLQSPARNASVNQRNRTYSSGSSGGSHPSSSRSSSRENSGSGSVGVPIAVPTPAPPTAFPGAPQFYSMNRTVQPPQNAHVGGSLPYRRPSSVTGQPNMAPNQNQLNGGPHFAQNQGPLAPPPPSMQITPQLPLMGFVARVQETISDVPPPPPLADEPVFEEPTPPPPPPEDYEDDEDEEEESAVVEYSDPYAEEDPPWAPHTYQEKVVAIYDYCRDKEDELSFQEGAIIYVIKKNDDGWYEGVMNGTTGLFPGNYVESIMHYAD; encoded by the exons TCTCCAGACAAGCAGCGGGCGCTGGAGGAGACCAAGAACTACACCACCCAGTCCCTGGCCAGCGTGGCATACCTGATCAACACACTGGCTAATAATGTCCTGCAGATGCTGGACATCCAGGCGTCGCAGCTACGCCGCATGGAGTCTTCCATCAACCACATTTCCCAG ACGGTGGACATTCATAAAGAAAAAGTGGCCAGACGGGAGATAGGTATCCTCACCACAAACAAGAACACGTCACGAACACACAAGATCATCGCCCCTGCCAATCCAGAGAGGCCTGTACGCTATATCCGCAAGCCCGTTGACTACAGCATGCTGGATGACATGGGCCACGGAGTCAAG TGGTTGCAAAGATTTAAG GCCAGTGCTCAGAGCATGAAAGCTGGAGGAGGCGGACTTCCTCGCACAAACCCCCCTACACAAAAGCCCCCCAGCCCACCTGTGAGCGGGAAAGGGACCCTTGG GCGGCACTCACCATATAGGACACTTGAACCGGTGCGTCCTCCTGTTGTCCCTAACGACTACGTCTCAAGCCCGACGCGCAACATGGCGCATCCCCTGCAGAGCCCAGCACGCAATGCATCTGTTAATCAGAGGAACCGCACGTACAG CAGTGGCAGCAGCGGAGGCAGCCATCCTAGCAGCAGTCGCAGCAGCAGCCGGGAGAACAGTGGCAGCGGCAGCGTCGGAGTGCCGATAGCTGTGCCCACCCCAGCCCCGCCTACCGCCTTTCCAG GTGCGCCTCAGTTTTACAGCATGAACCGCACGGTGCAGCCGCCTCAGAACGCCCACGTGGGGGGATCACTGCCTTACCGTCGGCCCTCATCTGTCACTGGCCAGCCCAACATGGCACCCAACCAGAACCAGCTCAATGGGGGGCCACACTTTGCCCAGAACCAAG GCCCACTTGCGCCCCCTCCCCCTTCCATGCAGATCACCCCCCAGCTCCCCCTGATGGGCTTTGTGGCCCGGGTTCAGGAGACCA TCTCGGACGTGCCGCCCCCGCCTCCCCTCGCGGACGAGCCGGTGTTTGAGGAGCCTACACCTCCCCCCCCTCCACCGGAGGACTACGAGGATGAtgaagacgaggaggaggagTCAGCGGTGGTGGAGTACAGTGACCCATACGCAGAAGAGGACCCACCCTGGGCGCCGCACACCTACCAAGAGAAAG TGGTGGCCATCTACGACTACTGTCGCGACAAAGAAGACGAGCTGTCCTTCCAGGAGGGCGCCATCATCTATGTGATCAAGAAGAACGACGACGGCTGGTACGAGGGCGTGATGAACGGAACCACGGGCCTCTTCCCCGGCAACTACGTGGAGTCCATCATGCACTACGCTGACTGA
- the abi2b gene encoding abl interactor 2b isoform X13 — MAELQMLLEEEIPAGRSALLDSFTNLERVAEYCENNYVQSPDKQRALEETKNYTTQSLASVAYLINTLANNVLQMLDIQASQLRRMESSINHISQTVDIHKEKVARREIGILTTNKNTSRTHKIIAPANPERPVRYIRKPVDYSMLDDMGHGVKWLQRFKASAQSMKAGGGGLPRTNPPTQKPPSPPVSGKGTLGSGSSGGSHPSSSRSSSRENSGSGSVGVPIAVPTPAPPTAFPAPPAPSNTPKQTPDATTTPPVCDGPHQASNPPVEIPHVPPPPPPPQLPNSTAPTGTGTAPCGNPAQCAPQFYSMNRTVQPPQNAHVGGSLPYRRPSSVTGQPNMAPNQNQLNGGPHFAQNQVSDVPPPPPLADEPVFEEPTPPPPPPEDYEDDEDEEEESAVVEYSDPYAEEDPPWAPHTYQEKVVAIYDYCRDKEDELSFQEGAIIYVIKKNDDGWYEGVMNGTTGLFPGNYVESIMHYAD; from the exons TCTCCAGACAAGCAGCGGGCGCTGGAGGAGACCAAGAACTACACCACCCAGTCCCTGGCCAGCGTGGCATACCTGATCAACACACTGGCTAATAATGTCCTGCAGATGCTGGACATCCAGGCGTCGCAGCTACGCCGCATGGAGTCTTCCATCAACCACATTTCCCAG ACGGTGGACATTCATAAAGAAAAAGTGGCCAGACGGGAGATAGGTATCCTCACCACAAACAAGAACACGTCACGAACACACAAGATCATCGCCCCTGCCAATCCAGAGAGGCCTGTACGCTATATCCGCAAGCCCGTTGACTACAGCATGCTGGATGACATGGGCCACGGAGTCAAG TGGTTGCAAAGATTTAAG GCCAGTGCTCAGAGCATGAAAGCTGGAGGAGGCGGACTTCCTCGCACAAACCCCCCTACACAAAAGCCCCCCAGCCCACCTGTGAGCGGGAAAGGGACCCTTGG CAGTGGCAGCAGCGGAGGCAGCCATCCTAGCAGCAGTCGCAGCAGCAGCCGGGAGAACAGTGGCAGCGGCAGCGTCGGAGTGCCGATAGCTGTGCCCACCCCAGCCCCGCCTACCGCCTTTCCAG CCCCTCCTGCCCCATCCAACACACCTAAGCAAACACCCGACGCCACCACCACGCCCCCTGTTTGTGACGGCCCCCATCAGGCCTCTAACCCACCCGTTGAGATCCCGCAtgtacccccacccccaccccctccccagcTCCCCAATTCTACAGCCCCCACTGGCACAGGAACCGCCCCTTGTGGCAACCCTGCACAAT GTGCGCCTCAGTTTTACAGCATGAACCGCACGGTGCAGCCGCCTCAGAACGCCCACGTGGGGGGATCACTGCCTTACCGTCGGCCCTCATCTGTCACTGGCCAGCCCAACATGGCACCCAACCAGAACCAGCTCAATGGGGGGCCACACTTTGCCCAGAACCAAG TCTCGGACGTGCCGCCCCCGCCTCCCCTCGCGGACGAGCCGGTGTTTGAGGAGCCTACACCTCCCCCCCCTCCACCGGAGGACTACGAGGATGAtgaagacgaggaggaggagTCAGCGGTGGTGGAGTACAGTGACCCATACGCAGAAGAGGACCCACCCTGGGCGCCGCACACCTACCAAGAGAAAG TGGTGGCCATCTACGACTACTGTCGCGACAAAGAAGACGAGCTGTCCTTCCAGGAGGGCGCCATCATCTATGTGATCAAGAAGAACGACGACGGCTGGTACGAGGGCGTGATGAACGGAACCACGGGCCTCTTCCCCGGCAACTACGTGGAGTCCATCATGCACTACGCTGACTGA
- the abi2b gene encoding abl interactor 2b isoform X2, translating to MAELQMLLEEEIPAGRSALLDSFTNLERVAEYCENNYVQSPDKQRALEETKNYTTQSLASVAYLINTLANNVLQMLDIQASQLRRMESSINHISQTVDIHKEKVARREIGILTTNKNTSRTHKIIAPANPERPVRYIRKPVDYSMLDDMGHGVKASAQSMKAGGGGLPRTNPPTQKPPSPPVSGKGTLGRHSPYRTLEPVRPPVVPNDYVSSPTRNMAHPLQSPARNASVNQRNRTYSSGSSGGSHPSSSRSSSRENSGSGSVGVPIAVPTPAPPTAFPAPPAPSNTPKQTPDATTTPPVCDGPHQASNPPVEIPHVPPPPPPPQLPNSTAPTGTGTAPCGNPAQCAPQFYSMNRTVQPPQNAHVGGSLPYRRPSSVTGQPNMAPNQNQLNGGPHFAQNQGPLAPPPPSMQITPQLPLMGFVARVQETISDVPPPPPLADEPVFEEPTPPPPPPEDYEDDEDEEEESAVVEYSDPYAEEDPPWAPHTYQEKVVAIYDYCRDKEDELSFQEGAIIYVIKKNDDGWYEGVMNGTTGLFPGNYVESIMHYAD from the exons TCTCCAGACAAGCAGCGGGCGCTGGAGGAGACCAAGAACTACACCACCCAGTCCCTGGCCAGCGTGGCATACCTGATCAACACACTGGCTAATAATGTCCTGCAGATGCTGGACATCCAGGCGTCGCAGCTACGCCGCATGGAGTCTTCCATCAACCACATTTCCCAG ACGGTGGACATTCATAAAGAAAAAGTGGCCAGACGGGAGATAGGTATCCTCACCACAAACAAGAACACGTCACGAACACACAAGATCATCGCCCCTGCCAATCCAGAGAGGCCTGTACGCTATATCCGCAAGCCCGTTGACTACAGCATGCTGGATGACATGGGCCACGGAGTCAAG GCCAGTGCTCAGAGCATGAAAGCTGGAGGAGGCGGACTTCCTCGCACAAACCCCCCTACACAAAAGCCCCCCAGCCCACCTGTGAGCGGGAAAGGGACCCTTGG GCGGCACTCACCATATAGGACACTTGAACCGGTGCGTCCTCCTGTTGTCCCTAACGACTACGTCTCAAGCCCGACGCGCAACATGGCGCATCCCCTGCAGAGCCCAGCACGCAATGCATCTGTTAATCAGAGGAACCGCACGTACAG CAGTGGCAGCAGCGGAGGCAGCCATCCTAGCAGCAGTCGCAGCAGCAGCCGGGAGAACAGTGGCAGCGGCAGCGTCGGAGTGCCGATAGCTGTGCCCACCCCAGCCCCGCCTACCGCCTTTCCAG CCCCTCCTGCCCCATCCAACACACCTAAGCAAACACCCGACGCCACCACCACGCCCCCTGTTTGTGACGGCCCCCATCAGGCCTCTAACCCACCCGTTGAGATCCCGCAtgtacccccacccccaccccctccccagcTCCCCAATTCTACAGCCCCCACTGGCACAGGAACCGCCCCTTGTGGCAACCCTGCACAAT GTGCGCCTCAGTTTTACAGCATGAACCGCACGGTGCAGCCGCCTCAGAACGCCCACGTGGGGGGATCACTGCCTTACCGTCGGCCCTCATCTGTCACTGGCCAGCCCAACATGGCACCCAACCAGAACCAGCTCAATGGGGGGCCACACTTTGCCCAGAACCAAG GCCCACTTGCGCCCCCTCCCCCTTCCATGCAGATCACCCCCCAGCTCCCCCTGATGGGCTTTGTGGCCCGGGTTCAGGAGACCA TCTCGGACGTGCCGCCCCCGCCTCCCCTCGCGGACGAGCCGGTGTTTGAGGAGCCTACACCTCCCCCCCCTCCACCGGAGGACTACGAGGATGAtgaagacgaggaggaggagTCAGCGGTGGTGGAGTACAGTGACCCATACGCAGAAGAGGACCCACCCTGGGCGCCGCACACCTACCAAGAGAAAG TGGTGGCCATCTACGACTACTGTCGCGACAAAGAAGACGAGCTGTCCTTCCAGGAGGGCGCCATCATCTATGTGATCAAGAAGAACGACGACGGCTGGTACGAGGGCGTGATGAACGGAACCACGGGCCTCTTCCCCGGCAACTACGTGGAGTCCATCATGCACTACGCTGACTGA
- the abi2b gene encoding abl interactor 2b isoform X7, with product MAELQMLLEEEIPAGRSALLDSFTNLERVAEYCENNYVQSPDKQRALEETKNYTTQSLASVAYLINTLANNVLQMLDIQASQLRRMESSINHISQTVDIHKEKVARREIGILTTNKNTSRTHKIIAPANPERPVRYIRKPVDYSMLDDMGHGVKASAQSMKAGGGGLPRTNPPTQKPPSPPVSGKGTLGRHSPYRTLEPVRPPVVPNDYVSSPTRNMAHPLQSPARNASVNQRNRTYSSGSSGGSHPSSSRSSSRENSGSGSVGVPIAVPTPAPPTAFPGAPQFYSMNRTVQPPQNAHVGGSLPYRRPSSVTGQPNMAPNQNQLNGGPHFAQNQGPLAPPPPSMQITPQLPLMGFVARVQETISDVPPPPPLADEPVFEEPTPPPPPPEDYEDDEDEEEESAVVEYSDPYAEEDPPWAPHTYQEKVVAIYDYCRDKEDELSFQEGAIIYVIKKNDDGWYEGVMNGTTGLFPGNYVESIMHYAD from the exons TCTCCAGACAAGCAGCGGGCGCTGGAGGAGACCAAGAACTACACCACCCAGTCCCTGGCCAGCGTGGCATACCTGATCAACACACTGGCTAATAATGTCCTGCAGATGCTGGACATCCAGGCGTCGCAGCTACGCCGCATGGAGTCTTCCATCAACCACATTTCCCAG ACGGTGGACATTCATAAAGAAAAAGTGGCCAGACGGGAGATAGGTATCCTCACCACAAACAAGAACACGTCACGAACACACAAGATCATCGCCCCTGCCAATCCAGAGAGGCCTGTACGCTATATCCGCAAGCCCGTTGACTACAGCATGCTGGATGACATGGGCCACGGAGTCAAG GCCAGTGCTCAGAGCATGAAAGCTGGAGGAGGCGGACTTCCTCGCACAAACCCCCCTACACAAAAGCCCCCCAGCCCACCTGTGAGCGGGAAAGGGACCCTTGG GCGGCACTCACCATATAGGACACTTGAACCGGTGCGTCCTCCTGTTGTCCCTAACGACTACGTCTCAAGCCCGACGCGCAACATGGCGCATCCCCTGCAGAGCCCAGCACGCAATGCATCTGTTAATCAGAGGAACCGCACGTACAG CAGTGGCAGCAGCGGAGGCAGCCATCCTAGCAGCAGTCGCAGCAGCAGCCGGGAGAACAGTGGCAGCGGCAGCGTCGGAGTGCCGATAGCTGTGCCCACCCCAGCCCCGCCTACCGCCTTTCCAG GTGCGCCTCAGTTTTACAGCATGAACCGCACGGTGCAGCCGCCTCAGAACGCCCACGTGGGGGGATCACTGCCTTACCGTCGGCCCTCATCTGTCACTGGCCAGCCCAACATGGCACCCAACCAGAACCAGCTCAATGGGGGGCCACACTTTGCCCAGAACCAAG GCCCACTTGCGCCCCCTCCCCCTTCCATGCAGATCACCCCCCAGCTCCCCCTGATGGGCTTTGTGGCCCGGGTTCAGGAGACCA TCTCGGACGTGCCGCCCCCGCCTCCCCTCGCGGACGAGCCGGTGTTTGAGGAGCCTACACCTCCCCCCCCTCCACCGGAGGACTACGAGGATGAtgaagacgaggaggaggagTCAGCGGTGGTGGAGTACAGTGACCCATACGCAGAAGAGGACCCACCCTGGGCGCCGCACACCTACCAAGAGAAAG TGGTGGCCATCTACGACTACTGTCGCGACAAAGAAGACGAGCTGTCCTTCCAGGAGGGCGCCATCATCTATGTGATCAAGAAGAACGACGACGGCTGGTACGAGGGCGTGATGAACGGAACCACGGGCCTCTTCCCCGGCAACTACGTGGAGTCCATCATGCACTACGCTGACTGA